A stretch of DNA from Malus sylvestris chromosome 9, drMalSylv7.2, whole genome shotgun sequence:
ctcaagttttgtaacgAGACCTTGACCGAAGAGGATCTCCTAGAGAAGACACATTTGACCTTCTCTGCTACTAATATTGTCCtacagcaacaatatagggcttataagttcactaagttttcagatttgatctcttttaTACTTCTCGCTAAAAAGTAGAATCAgttgttgatgaaaaatcattaaGCTCGACCAACTGGATGACTATTGTgcttgaagcacattatagcacaagCAAACGCCTAAAACGCCAAAATAGGTGTGGTAGGGGTGGCCAGAAGCCACCCCGTCAAGGTCAACAAAGGCAAGGCCTATCTAAGAGAGGAAACTAAACCCAGAATCGCCCCTAAACTTACtcccaaggccccaaacttcaagaataaaggcaaAGCATCTAAAACCATGGATGCGGATGTGTTATCATTGTGGTTAattgaccattggtcccgtgtttgCCGAGCTCCCCATAAGATTGTAAGTGAATATCATTCGTTTGAATTAAACTTTGTGCAAGTGGATGAACCAGAGAGtaccaagatggaggtttctgacttttaaGAGGCTATTACCCCTATAGAAGATTAGAATCATAGACATAAACTattttctagttgaaatttagacaatggggccgaattccacataGTGGCTGAACCcccttgttttttgtttaatttttgatcaatttttcctttatgtttgtattatttgttggtgatttgtttttggatattaagtttttaattaattaccatccttgaatacttaaattattttgaatggatatttgtttttataacttttatgcatgtgacctattcaaaataatttttattctaggtatgactagtgggaaagttagttgtctggcagatagttcAACCACACACACCGTTTTTCGTGAacacatctatttcactaacttcatacctcaAAATGCACCTCTGATAACCCTCTCAGGcacatccaacctgattgaaggatacagtaaggcacgtataatgttgttcaatggtacaattttgaccattgatgagACACTTTATTCCCCGCGTTCCGGAAGAatgttgttgagtttcaaggacattagagataataattaccacactaaaacctatgtagaaaatggagttaaatttatgtgcataacttcctacaAATATGGCCAGAAacatattctagagaagatagaGTGTATCCTTAGTGGTTTGTATACGCCCTATAGAAAGCCACTATATGGCCAACCCTACCTCTGGGACCGCGCATGAAATTACaatttggcatgatcgtttgggacaccttggacgaaaattgatgcgacgtatcctcaaatcatcacacgagcatccactaacccgaagtttaggttcgattcaaggaaACGCATGTCAAACCTACtccatgggaaagcttattattaaACCTTCTTATGGCAAGATTCATTTgaatcctcctatttttctacaaaaggattcaaggggacattttatggttttggttgacgcttccacaCATTGGTCAcatgtgtgcttgttgtccactaggaacgctgcattctccaaattgTTGGCTCATGTTATCAAgttcagggctcaccaccctaattatttgatcaaatctattcaattGGATAATGTtgaagaattcacatctaaaacttttgatgactattgcatgtcggttgaagttgaagttgaacatccaatACCCCATGTTCATACCCAAAATGGCCTGGTAGAGGCATTCATTAagtgcttacaaatgattgctcgatcattggtcatacgtaccaagctcccaatTGCTGCTTGAGgtcatgcaatattgcacgcaaccATGTTGGTTCGCCTGAGGCCTGTTACGACTCAACCATATAGCACCCTTCAGTTGGTTATCGGATACAAACCTGACATATTGCATTTGCGTGTTTTTTGTTGTGTGGTCTATGTGCCAATTTTGTCGCCTTTACATACAAAAATAGGCCCTCAGCGAAGGATacgaatctatgtcggatatgattctccttcgattattcattacttagaacctttgacatgcgatttgtttaccgctcgtttcgtggattatcacttctatgagacaattttctcgtcgttagggggagataagaacgtcaacgttcctgatAAATGacacgaattatcgtggacaacttccactttgtctcatttagatcctcaCACCACTTTGTCTGAGACTGAAGTGCAGGGCATATTAGATCTTCAAAGTGTAGCTCAGAACATGGCAGATGTTTTCAacacaagatcacatattccagttgCAAATGtacctgcaaagatggatgtaccaaatgtataaCCAACTTCCTTTCTGGAGGCCCGGGATGCCACTTTGgttgatccacgtacattagcagcaagccaatcatctgcccctacacataAGCATGGCAGACcttttggttcaaaggattcacaccctcgGAAGAGGAAACCCATGGCAAAGGCACCTGAAGAGCCTatcgtgaatccgactatcacctactcattctatccaactcatgagAAAATTCTAGATTACAGAAGCGTCATTGAAGAGACAAATCCACCTCacaagaatcgtgagatttcagtCCATTATACTagcttggatgatgtttggtgtagaaatgagatgatcgtcgacgatgcattagtatatgcagtagctactgagatcatgttgagcaatGACATTGAACCTCGTTCCGTTGAtaaatgtcgacgtagaactaATTGGTCAAACtgaaaacaagcaatccaagtcaaactcgattcgcttgcgaaacgtaaggtgtttggacctgtagctcctactcctccacatgtgaagcccgttggctacaagtgggttttcattcGGAAgagtaatgagaagaacgaaattatgCATtccaaagctcgtcttgttgcaCAAGGCTTACCACAACGTCCTAGGATTGACTATGATGAAACTTATTTACCCGTTatggatttgattacttttcgctaccttatcagtttggtaatttctgaaaaactgagtatgcagctgatggacgtagtaactacgtatctctatagggatcttgatatggaaatttatatgaaagttccccaaggacttacattgacaagatcaaatatttccaaaccccggaacacgctctcaatttggCTGAAGCGTCCACTCTACAGTTTGAATCAATGCAGAacaatgtggtataaccgtcggagtgaatatttgactagtcagggatatgtgaacaacgaactactCTCTTGAAGAAGTCACATTTCAGTTTTGTGATAGTTGCAGTATATGTTGacgacatgaatctcatcggaactcctgaaaaGCTCGCGAGAACTACTGCCCACCTGAAgtcgaaatttgagatgaaagatctaggaaagactcgatactgtctcgatCTCGAGATAGAGTACCGttcagatggaatcttagtacatcaaacgaattacacccaaaaggtgttaggccactttaacgaggataaagcGAAAACTTCGAGTACTCGTATTGTCGCTCGATTGCTaaatgcaaaacgagatccatTCCGTtcgaatgaggatgatgaagagattttggagcctgaagttccttatctaagtgcaataggcactttattgtacttagctcaatgcactagactgGACGTCTTCTTCGctattaatcttttggcaagatacagtaatgcaccaacatgcagacactggactggtgttaaagacatttttcgctaccttaagggtactacagaTCTAGGCTTGTTCTATCCTTACGAATCCTCGAGTAATGCCGCACCCCCTTATCTTGGTCAATtatcgccttgttggttatgttgaCATAGGATACTTATCTAATCcacacaaggcgcgttctcaaataGGTTATgtttttaccgttggaggcactgatctcttggaggtcaactagatagaccttagttgccacttcatctaaccatgttgaaattctcgccttacatgaaccaacttgggaatgcttttggctgagagcagttgtgggccatatttgAAGGTCCTGCAATCTTTACCCCGTCATTGATGTCCCACGACGATctatgaagacaacgcagcatgCATCAAACAATTCAAGAAGGGTTACGTCaaatgagacaacaccaagcacattgcgccgAAGTTATTCTTCTCACTTCAACAGAGAAGATtaaagtcacgcaaatccgttcacaagacaatatgcccaacctcttcaccaaatcactatcgAATGCGACGTTTcataagcttgttcaaggaattggtatgcataaactttatgagttgtaacattgctagttctttttggaattatgtcaaaatCAGGGGGGAGTATCatgaagtatacttgcttgatcttaatgtactctttctCCTAtcattaggagcatttttcccattggttttttgctacctaacgaggttttgaaGAGGCACCCGCCTTGGGTTGATCATATTCCTGATGACGTCTCATAGATGTTTCATTTAACTTTTCATTACTCACACATTTTCCCTTAGAATATGGGCTTTGTCCCTGCTCGGGTTTTTACCATAGTCATAGGGTTTTTTGTGAGGCTTACTTCCTTATGCAAGTtactaccttattgagaatagcgTGTTCCCAGAATCAGTGCTGACGAGTTGACTTCCTTAACCTGTACATGGTGCggaatctacttgagtatttacacattcAAGGGataatgttataaacttcttatttaagtgtgattgtgtaaatcctagattagatttgattctagttatttttccctattaggacttgtattcttTGGAAGAGAACGGTTTCTTCTCTCCCTTAttgctataaataaaggcactacgtatggggaataacacatcctctatacaaccctacaaacacatctctctataTATTCTCTCTGTGCCGCTAGCCCTCCTTCCCCTGTCAGTTAAATATAGGTCACAACAATTTCTATATTTTTATAGTCAACATATAACACAGGTTAATTGTGTTTGTCTACTATATTACAAATTCTTTTTGTTATGATCAACTTGTATCACAAATAATCTGTCTTGATGGTAGGTATTTTTCGGATAACTACATGTTACACCTcaggtttgagtgaaattgcaACCTCAtataatatctttaaaacatttcaatctcatacgTTTACTATTACTTCATTTCAATATCATACATTCGTTAGAAAATCTGTTCAGTTAAACATTAAAATGATGATGTGGCACATATGAGGTCTCCATTAAGGAATAGGATCAACTGGATCCCAGCCTGCAGAGCCAACTGACCAAAAGATCTCATCCTTTCATTTTTGATCATGTGGCTAGGAATCAATTTAAATGTTGAAAAGTTTTCACCCCAAACAAGGCAAGATAAAATTCAAAGGTTGGGATCTTCTGATGAGTTTGCTCTGTAGGCTGGGATCCGAAGGTGATCCTAGCCCTCTATTAGCGCTGGTTTGGCTGCCAACTTCACGCCATGtagataaaaacaaataaaaaagattaaTCAATAAAAAACACAGTGGGCCCTACCAACCCatcaataaaataaagggaactttaacgaaaagtatggtactgttcactttaacgaaaaaccacatttttatactaaaaagtcaattttggtactattcactttaccttttattttgtccttatcgttaaaactcaaagttttcaaaacattttcattagttttccttaaaaaaaattattcaatctCCCTGCCCTCTCGTTACCTGCATTCAAACGTGTGATACATTGTTCCCATTCCATTTCGATTTATAACAAATGTTCTCTCTTTCACTTTTACCTATTATAAttgaaataacaaaataaattaacaataaaaacaaaagaacgaAAAGATGAGTGGCGGGTTTGGAAAAAGAGTGAGCTTGAACAAATCAACAGAAGAATGAAAAGGGAAGGCATTGATAAATTACTTAAACAAGAAGATGAAAGCGAGAGCGTAAGAGAGGAAAATGTTACTCACTGAAACCGAAGAAAATGTGGAGGTTCACGACGGAGATTTCGGTGGAGGTCTGGCCATGAGTTTGTAGTGATTTGGTTAGTGATGGGAAGCAGGTGCAGCGGGTCGGATTGCAGACAATCAGGTCGTGGTTCAGAGATGCGATGGTGTAAAGAAGCGCAGTGGTGCAAGCTGATGGTGCTGTACGGTGAAGACACCACACTGGGATTCCTACGCATATGGCGACACCAGTTGTTTAGAGGCCATTAGAAGGCCAGCGTTTTGAGGAAAATAAGAAAGAGAGCTTGCGAAGACGTCCATGAGATCCGAAATTCGACTTGgctttttctgggttttcaagAATTGGTTCATGCCTTACCTTTTTCCTGGGTTTTCGATTTCGACTCACTGAGTTCGGGATTTGGCGGTTTtttacttaatttatttttaattttggtttatgttattattttaggaaaactaatgaaaaagatttgaaaactttgaattttaacgataaggacaaaataaagggtaaagtgaatagtaccaggattgactttttagtgtaaaaatatggtttttcgttaaagtgaacagtactgagattttttcattaaaatataacacttcttttttttattcctcATGTCATCATATTATTAGAGCAGAGGGTTCCACCTTTGTGCAACATGTGCCTCTTACCAGAGTTTTCAAAGGCATTATTGCTAGAAGGACAAAATTGATGTGCGATAGTAAATTTTTAGGATgggattgattgattttaaaatTAGGCGACCAAAATAATGAGTTTGGTCAATTTTAAAGACCGTTTGTATAAAAATTGGTATTTATAATGACATGATATAGGTAGAGACAGCCATTAGGTTATTTTGCTCGGATAATTGTGAGTATAAGTGCTTGTTTGGTGTATACAAATtagattgaatttttattttttttttattttttattttttgtcaaaacatctatattgaattggatgatgcAATATATTCAAAGTCTATTGATGaaagatttaaaattaaatgtgGGAGAATTACTTCCATGTTTTACAGTTTCGTTCTCCCTCTCTTTATATTGTAACAAGGTCTAAACACCAACATATtattttggaaaaattagtatccggtccctagttactaatgttcattgactgagaccttattagttttcaaattttgattaaagtccttatcattaatgtgataatgaatttacatgtttattacatattttttaaaataaaaactagtaatggatttaggattttaatactcatacctctattaaactcctaattaattatcaattcaaacattttcaaaataaaaaaaatattaaattagaataagtttgtacccattagttttttataaaaagattcttaattctttttaattttaaatgtaCCTATTcatatcatttttaattttttttaatcttaaatgtacccgttcttaaatataccaatttgttatatctataatgtaccatttttttaatataaaatgtaaattttttatataaaatttacctaattttttaatacaaattccattcaaattttttaatccatttttaaacttatatagatacattcttttttcgttgatttgagaatgtatctatgtcgagtttaatcgaagaaatttactaatgttattaagcctaatatcttctcttttttttttgtgtgttttgaagaatgtaacgacgttttggtacaataattttttttgttaattttgatgaatgtaacCACACACACGATATAATAGAGAgtttaatttatatttattatcccacaaattatggattatatttaaaatcttattaatataaacaaatacaatttttaatttaaaaattatagtaACTTACGCTATTATATTAATGTCAGAGACTtcgatcaaaaactaaaaacaaacaaGATTCAGTTAAAGAATATTGATAACAAGGATCGCATCCAAATTGTCCCTATTAATTTCTCTCTTTGTGAGAGTTCTTCTCTCCGGTGTGAGTGTTTTCCTTTCTTGTCAAACTCTGTTGTTACCACCGGCCCTAGCCGTGGCTGGGATCGGTGACTGTCCACCcttaccttttctttttttttttctttctttctatttccTTCTGCCTCATTTTCCATCTATTTGCCATCTCGATTATCACTACCTTTCCATCTCAATTGCCGCCGATTTCATCTCTATATACCCCACATCAAATCCCCTTTTAACTCCATCCCTTGCCGTTCATCCATTTCTACGTCTTTCATCAACCCTTCCCTTTTTCTCCGTCCTTCAACATTTCTACCCCAACTCCGATCTGCATACACTTTTCTTCACCATGCCTTGCGGTGCTTTCGGAAGGTGTGTAGAGCTTCGGCTCGGATGCTTACACTACCACCTTCACTCCATTTTCCTTTATTGGCGCTAATGGGTTACGTATTTCCATTAGCTTCTTGGAGTGTTTCCCTTTTTGGGCTTCAATGTGTGTTTTGGGCCCTTTCTTGTTTTGCTTTGAGGTCCATATattttgctttgtgagtatcaTGTAATTGGGCCTTTTTTGTATACTTGATCTTTGTACTTTGTTGGTTTTTGCCCTGAATGCTATTTccagtttaccaaaaaaaaaagaaagaaagaaaaaaagtctAAACACCAACATTACTGttgaaaaaaatatgatttaTTTGCTATATTTTTATCACATAGAAAATGAATAAATCATCATGTAATTAAACACAAAACATAATGCATATGAAGAGTAATAATAATAGTACaatgctcatgaaaacgaattGGAAAAATCTGAAAAATGGTGGAAGCAAATGTTAGACATTTTGTTTTTAAGACAAGTTTACGCTCTTTTACTGTGCTCATGATTAATCCAGGTTTGtttcttaaaataaaacaaCCACGTTCTTGTAATAGTAACACTCCATATTACAAAGCTGCAATGAACAATGGTTGTGTTGAATTATTAGTCTCTCTGTTTCTCCCCTCCAGTGATacaaaaaaacaatttattttattttattttatatttttttcggatttcaaattaatcaaaaacagtgcttttttttttaatatccataCAAAAAGGGCAATAGGTAGGCTCAGCCTATCATTCATGTAGGCTGAATCTAATAAGTTCATTTAGATTTTGTTAGTATTTAGAAATCATAAACCCGCATATTGCCCACACGTTGttatttcaaataataaaattgaaGTTTGAACGTTTGGATTAGACTTTAGGTAGCAGAAATGTCCAACACAAATTGTAGCCTTACCTAATATGATTttccatttattattttaattccaTATTAGCCTCACAAAATAAGATTATCTTAACCCTAATTGTTATTAGGTGGTAAGTTCATAGTGTTCATGGTAGCGCATCTGTCTGAGCAAGAATCCATACATCCGCCAACTTTTTCTGTAATTTCTGCATACAGAAGAAAACtcatgtaaataaataaaacgatCAAAAGGTTTTGACGCATActattttctatattttaaattaaggTCAAATTATAATTTTGTCACATTTTTTATGAGTGGACACAAGTATTGTCCCTTGTTGTTGTCGCACAATTAAAGGTGAGAACATAAAATAttcacatcattttttttttgtcaaacaatagatttgttagattagatgttagattagggaGTCGATGGGgtttaaaaatgaaatgaaatctatattgatgGACGATGATATGGCCTTGAATGTTTATACCTGGGTTTTCTGCATCCAAGAAACTGTTACACAAGGAAGCAGAACATCCAAGCTTGCAGAAATAGTGATTGTCTTTGGGGACACTGAGTAAAGAAGGACTTGAGAACAGGCATTGAAGGGCGCATGCACTACCACATGCGAGAAGCATCATACCTCTGCTGCTCTTACATTTATTCAGACAGCCCGCGTAGCATTCTGGATTCTCGACGGCACTACATTGCCCCACCAGCAACCCTAGAACCAAGTAACCAACGATCGCCACCGACAGTGTCTCTCCCTTCTTCTCCATTTTCTCACAAAGTTTTTCTGTAGGAGTCGATTGCAGAAGAAGATATATCTCAATGAGAACTAGAAAGAAAGCGCATGAGCAGGTAGGCACTTCTTTCCTCACTATTTATacaggttttgaattgttattttttatttgtttgaaaaGTGAATGGATATAAGAAGAATAATACTCGTGCACTAACACATATAGAGTTTAGTCGTACCACCAATAATCCTATTTATACGTACATAATTGACACTCTCTAATACGAGGATGCCTTACTATGGTATGTAGGATTCACGTGTATTATAGAGTGTCCAAGTGAAGTGCGTTAGTTGTGTATgtccaaataatattatctgCTAGGTAGTTCtaattgtattagagaatgttAACAAACGTGTATTAGTTTggtatcttttttgttttcaggACAAAATCAATTTTGTGTCTAACAACATTATTGAATAGTGTTAATTTTGTATGCATATGAAGCAGAAGCCAGGTAGGAATCTTATTAAGGACTAGAGAGAGCACGATCCCCCCCACCCTCCAAAAAAAAggtcaaaattaaaattaaatctCAGCTTAAATCATAGTCACCATCTTTCACTTGATATAACGTTAAATTGGACTACtgcaaataataattaattcatCATCACCACCAACTCAGCAACTCTAATGCTcgcttttcatccaaaaccaccCAGTGATTTATATAACACAAAAAATTTAGTTGCAAAGTAGATTACCGTAGGCTATCtcaagacgaagaagaagaaaaaaggaaaataggCTGTGTATTAAAGGGAAATGACACCTTTTTCTAAAAAAGTTGAAACGTAGTAATTTTTTTTCGTAAAGTAATAAAATGCCAATTAATGCTCCCTCTTGTCGtacatcctataaaatttggcCTCCCATCCCTCTACATACATAATTTATATctttgttcactttaacaataTCGACCAAAAAGCAATTAAAATAGAACAAAGGATGGGAAAATACGTTAGGCACACATTGCATCTATGGTTTTGTCAAAATGAAAGCTAATGAAAgggatttgaaaactttaagttttaatgataagaacaaaataaagggtaaagtgaataataccataattgactttttagtgtaaaaatgtggtttttcgttaaagtaaatagtaccgggagcttttcgttaaagttccctttgtcaaaaggaaaactaatgaaaattgcttgaaaactttaagttttaacaacaaggacaaaataaaagttaaaatgaatagtaccaagattgactttttagtgtaaaaatgtgatttttcgttaaaataaacagtactaagaactttttgttaaagttcatTTTGTCAAATGCTCGATAAAATGTctcatttaaaataaaataaaaaatttacgtGGCAATCGCTGTTTTTAAAACTCCACAAGAAGCTACATCCGTTACTATTTAATTATGATTCGCGTCAATTAAGTTTCTAACTTCGCCCTAGGCTTAAGCATTTCTCATCGACATGCAAGACGGGAGGTCTCGCTAATAGAGTGCTATCCCACATGCATTGTTAGAGTTTGAATCTTTTCTTCCGTTTTCTCTAGGCATCAAGCCTTCCCTTTTGAAAAGAAATAGAGGAGGACGAAGAAGAGGGTTTAATTAGGGTAGTACTATCCacatacttattttttatttctcacatattttttgtaatttttgaccgtCAGATCGAAATGAATAGAAGAAAATCAATgaccaaaattaacaagagtatgtgaaaaataaaaatgagtgtgtgaatagcactttCCTTCGATTAATCACCAAAACATAAGTGAATGGTGTACATGTATGGCCGTATATGGGATGCTAAGTACATAATGAATGGTGTAGATCCATGTGGGTTTCTTGAAGATTAACCCAACACATGCCCTTACATAAGTGAGAATGGTATGTATGGGTTTATTAAATCTCAATGGGCGGGAGGGCACGCTATTGGATAAATACTCTGAGCATTCTGATGTACGTCAATTGCGAATATTGCCAGTGAGGATGTATGAAAGGAGAAGGAAAATACTAgaaagatcaaaattttaaactaaatttgtgaATTAAATGATGTGGGGTATTGTTAGAACTTGTGATTGTGAGGGACTTACAGTCCCACATCGTCCAAACCTTTATTGTAAATCACCTTTATAAGTGAGTTCACTCGCTTATAGTTTGAAAAGAATTGGGCCAAAACCATGGACCTTGGATCTTAGACTTAGAGGGTTTGGATGTATATATTAAATgtcaaagatgggccttgggccttggggcTCGAATGGACGAAAAATAGACGTCCATTGA
This window harbors:
- the LOC126634061 gene encoding thionin-like protein 2; translated protein: MEKKGETLSVAIVGYLVLGLLVGQCSAVENPECYAGCLNKCKSSRGMMLLACGSACALQCLFSSPSLLSVPKDNHYFCKLGCSASLCNSFLDAENPEITEKVGGCMDSCSDRCATMNTMNLPPNNN